Proteins encoded together in one Venturia canescens isolate UGA chromosome 10, ASM1945775v1, whole genome shotgun sequence window:
- the Tap42 gene encoding immunoglobulin-binding protein 1, with product MENLKITETSVGNPSQIDDNDPRNLSEIFENGLSLFTSILETTEPTNSFKVQSDVKRAMTLLEDATRLVSAADIFSNNETVEEVPTENLKYFMLPVLLGTLATKVCNVDDRMHLVNVAHVYFTDFLHRAKAYGITDYEVQDEECGELVASSDKKPSSNAEVITKMVQNRENKLERYRQRKELESRFIVLKESKNNPNIDDETLRDYFITWLKCYVNTAIDELDSLKTEKQVLEYMKNLPPDDIRDGNKIHKCKAPVSKLKPVIITRDAAQKAVFGAGYPSLPVLTVEEFYQQRVKDGDWPDPSKPGTNTSQSLHSTTSSASGHPEEDREAIEIEEKIENDDPEYLAQKRGMDEYKDSHRRGWGNRANRS from the exons ATGGAGAATCTAAAAATCACGGAAACTAGTGTGGGCAATCCATCACAAATTGATGACAATGATCCAAGAAATTTAtcggaaatatttgaaaatggaTTATCACTTTTTACAAGCATCTTGGAAACAACCGAACCCACCAACAGTTTTAAAGTTCAG TCTGACGTAAAGCGTGCCATGACTTTACTGGAAGATGCTACGAGATTGGTTTCTGCAGCAGATATTTTCAGTAACAATGAGACTGTCGAGGAAGTACCAACGGAGAATTTGAAGTATTTTATGTTGCCCGTATTATTGGGCACATTGGCAACAAAGGTCTGTAACGTCGACGATCGCATGCATTTGGTGAATGTGGCTCACGTTTATTTCACGGATTTTTTACATCGAGCCAAAGCTTATGGAATCACAGACTATGAAGTGCAAGACGAAGAATGTGGCGAACTTGTAGCAAGTTCCGATAAAAAACCATCTTCCAATGCAGAAGTGATAACAAAAATG GTGCaaaatcgagaaaacaaaCTCGAAAGATACCGTCAGCGGAAAGAATTGGAATCGCGTTTTATAGTATTGAAAGAGAGCAAAAACAATCCGAACATTGATGATGAAACTTTGAGAGATTATTTCATCACTTGGCTCAAATGCTACGTAAATACAGCAATTGACGAGCTCGACTCgttgaaaacagaaaaacaaGTTCTTgaatacatgaaaaatttgcCACCTGATGACATTCGTGATGGAAACAAAATTCACAAATGTAAAGCCCCTGTATCAAAATTAAAACCAGTTATTATCACTCGAGATGCTGCACAAAAAGCTGTTTTCGGAGCTGGATATCCCAGCCTTCCTGTTTTAACAGTGGAAGAATTTTATCAACAAAGAGTCAAAGATGGAGA TTGGCCTGATCCGTCAAAGCCTGGTACAAACACCAGTCAGTCTCTCCACAGTACTACGAGTTCTGCATCTGGGCATCCGGAAGAAGATCGCGAAGCGATTGAAATCGAAGAAAAGATCGAAAACGATGATCCTGAATATTTGGCTCAGAAACGCGGAATGGACGAGTATAAGGACTCTCATCGACGTGGTTGGGGCAACAGGGCAAATAGAAGTTGA
- the sl gene encoding 1-phosphatidylinositol 4,5-bisphosphate phosphodiesterase gamma-1, which produces MDGIIPEMEQIISQLERGTVVTKFFQRRRPEKKTLLIRRETRQIVWSRSASARPFDGSVEIREVKEIRIGKSSKDFEKWPEDAKRIENLRCFVVYYGSEFRLKTLSISALSEKECELWVKGLRHLVQDTIDAPYPLLVERWLRKEFYAMENMRETVTLKDVKTFLPKINCKVSTNKLRELFQEVDTRNRTELGFDDFVLLYNKLMSDYTPFSDQNTLMSYSSDSKGFELQEFQNFLINEQNDPTGHDSSKVSRFIREYLQDPQRDVQDPYFTLSEFVDFLFSKQNDIWDPSYDHVSQDMTRPLSHYWIASSHNTYLMGDQISSESSCQAYVRALRSGCRCIELDCWDGPDGMPFIFHGHTLTTKIKFLEVIKTIKEHAFVTSEYPVILSIEDNCTLPQQRKMAAAMQEVFGDALLTQPVDKNETCLPSPYALRRRILLKHKKLPDGVDESTFVVHTNDSKQEMDLRNTVKNGILYLEEPIERDWNPHFFVLTQRKLFYTDTFSRSTDMEHDEDEDGTIHRPSEGVPNDELHFGEKWFHGKLGRGREEAEELLRRYSHLGDGTFLVRQCVTFVGDYCLSFWRKGKVNHCRIKLKQEMGQTQFYLIDTNCFDSLYSLITHYRNHPLRSQEFLITLQEPVPQPSKHEEKEWWHSQCTRTLAEEMLKRVPYDGAFLVRPSEKESNSYAISFRADKEIKHCRIKLEGRLFMIGTVQFESLVELVSYYERHPLYKKIKLCHPVNQEVLRRVGLEEGDGSVYGIPGYMDPTGFASKVTVKAIYDYKARREDELTLVKHAIITNVNRQDGGWWRGDYGGKKQHWFPANYVEEIDYQENQTDSSDSLMLGNLQKGSLDIMGAVVELSVGDKPGFDWILRIQNPSMCSVFEAATPSKDIALEWMAKIKETAQNASVRENQHKEMERAWRIAKEMSNLIVYCRSVAFNTDKMKSKGFVFQEMSSFPETKAEKLICQQENAFFLKYHQIQFSRVYPKGQRIDSSNYNPVPMWNSGCQMVALNYQTGDKPMQLNQAKFRQNGNCGYVIKPDFMFRDEFSPYDRCCLHDLESLMISLKIIGARHLSKPGRGTASPFVEVEVVGAEFDSGTKLTTKSITDNGFNPIWDETCQFEIANPDFALLRFVVQDEDVFGDKNFIGQATYPVRCLRTGYRSVTLKNNYSEDLELAALLVHIRIAVISVR; this is translated from the exons ATGGACGGAATTATACCAGAAATGGAACAGATCATTAGCCAGCTGGAACGAGGAACCGTTgtgacaaaattttttcaaagaaggCGACCTGAGAAAAAGACTCTACTGATACGGCGTGAAACTCGACAAATTGTTTGGTCAAGAAGCGCAAGCGCCAGGCCCTTTGATGGATCTG TCGAAATACGAGAAGTCAAAGAGATCAGAATtggaaaaagttccaaggacTTTGAAAAATGGCCCGAAGATGCGAAGAGGATCGAAAATTTACGGTGTTTCGTAGTTTATTATGGATCGGAATTTCGTCTGAAAACTTTGTCGATATCTG CTCTCAGCGAGAAGGAATGTGAATTATGGGTGAAGGGCTTGCGACATTTGGTACAAGATACTATAGATGCTCCGTATCCATTGCTGGTCGAAAGATGGCTGAGGAAAGAATTTTACGCAATGGAAAATATGAGAGAAAC AGTGACATTGAAAGATGTCAAAACGTTTTTACCGAAAATCAATTGCAAAGTATCAACGAATAAGCTACGAGAGCTTTTTCAAGAAGTGGATACACGTAACAGGACTGAATTGGGATTTGACGATTTCGTTCTTTTGTACAACAAGTTGATGTCTGATTATACA CCTTTCTCTGATCAAAATACTCTGATGAGCTACTCGAGCGACTCGAAAGGGTTTGAATtgcaagaatttcaaaattttctcatcAATGAACAAAACGATCCCACTGGTCACGATTCCTCCAAAGTATCACGTTTCATCCGTGAATATTTACAAGACCCGCAACGAGATGTCCAAGATCCTTACTTCACACTCTCTgaatttgttgattttttgttttcgaaacAAAACGATATTTGGGATCCGAGTTACGATCATGTTTCCCAAGACATGACGAGGCCTCTGTCTCACTATTGGATCGCATCGTCACACAATAC GTATTTGATGGGCGATCAAATAAGTAGCGAGAGCAGTTGTCAAGCTTACGTGAGAGCATTGAGATCAGGCTGTCGATGTATAGAACTGGATTGCTGGGACGGTCCGGATGGAAtgccttttatttttcatggaCACACATTGAcgacaaaaatcaaattcttagAAGTCATTAAGACAATAAAAGAACACGCGTTCGTGACATCGGA ATATCCCGTGATTCTTTCCATTGAAGACAATTGCACGTTGCCCCAACAAAGAAAAATGGCAGCTGCGATGCAAGAAGTTTTTGGAGATGCTTTGCTGACCCAACCGGTCGACAAAAACGAAACGTGTTTGCCATCGCCTTATGCATTGCGACGACGAATATTGTTGAAGCACAAAAAACTTCCGGATGGCGTTGACGAAAGCACATTCGTCGTCCACACGAATGACAGCAAACAGGAAATGGATCTTCGAAATACAGTGAAAAATGGGATCCTCTATCTGGAGGAACCGATCGAAAGGGATTGGAATCCACACTTTTTCGTATTGACTCAGAGGAAATTGTTCTACACTGACACGTTTTCAAGGAGCACGGACATGGAACACGATGAGGACGAAGATGGCACGATTCATCGCCCTTCGGAG GGAGTGCCAAACGACGAGTTGCACTTTGGTGAGAAATGGTTCCACGGAAAATTGGGTCGAGGCCGAGAAGAAGCTGAAGAATTATTGCGACGTTATTCGCATCTCGGAGACGGGACTTTTCTCGTACGCCAATGTGTAACATTCGTCGGTGATTATTGCTTATCTTTTTGGCGAAAGGGCAAAGTAAATCATTGTCGAATCAAGTTAAAGCAAGAAATGGGTCAAACGCAGTTTTACCTGATCGACACGAACTGCTTCGACAGCTTGTACAGCCTCATAACGCATTACCGAAATCACCCCCTTAGGAGTcaa GAGTTCTTGATAACCCTACAAGAACCTGTTCCTCAACCGAGTAAAcacgaggaaaaagaatgGTGGCATTCCCAATGCACGAGAACACTTGCCGAAGAAATGTTGAAACGCGTTCCTTACGACGGCGCTTTTCTAGTCAGACCGAGCGAAAAGGAATCTAATTCTTATGCAATATCATTTAG agCGGACAAGGAGATAAAACACTGCAGGATCAAGTTAGAAGGTCGTTTGTTCATGATAGGGACAGTGCAATTTGAGAGTTTGGTCGAATTAGTCAGTTACTACGAGCGACATCcgctttacaaaaaaatcaagctTTGCCATCCGGTGAATCAGGAGGTGCTGAGACGAGTAGGATTG GAAGAAGGAGATGGAAGTGTTTACGGAATTCCTGGCTACATGGATCCGACGGGATTCGCTTCGAAG GTAACTGTGAAGGCAATTTATGACTACAAAGCTCGGAGAGAGGATGAATTGACTTTAGTAAAACACGCTATAATTACGAACGTAAATCGCCAAGATGGTGGTTGGTGGCGAGGTGACTACGGTGGCAAAAAGCAGCATTGGTTTCCTGCCAATTATGTGGAAGAAATCGATTACCAGGAGAATCAAACTgac tcaTCGGATTCGTTGATGCTGGGAAATTTGCAAAAGGGGTCGTTGGACATAATGGGAGCTGTTGTAGAATTATCCGTCGGTGACAAACCAGGATTCGACTGGATTCTAAGAATACAGAATCCGAGCATGTGCTCCGTATTCGAAGCTGCAACACCCTCCAAAGATATCGCTTTGGAGTGGATGGCAAAAATCAAGGAAACTGCACAAAACGCCAGTGTTCGG GAAAATCAACACAAAGAAATGGAACGTGCTTGGAGAATAGCGAAGGAAATGTCGAATCTGATAGTTTATTGTCGATCGGTCGCATTTAATACCGATAAAATGAAATCGAAAGGGTTCGTTTTCCAAGAAATGAGCAGCTTCCCTGAAACCAAAGCGGAAAAGCTCATTTGCCAGCaggaaaatgcatttttcctCAAATATCATCAG atccaATTCAGTCGAGTTTATCCAAAAGGTCAAAGAATAGATTCGTCGAACTATAATCCAGTTCCTATGTGGAATTCCGGATGTCAAATGGTAGCACTTAATTATCAGACCGGTGACAAGCCTATGCAATTGAATCAagctaaatttcgtcaaaatggAAATTGCGGTTACGTAATTAAGCCTGATTTCATGTTCCGAGACGAATTCAGTCCTTACGATAGATGTTGTCTGCatgatctcgaatctctcATGATTAGCTTGAAAATCATAGGAGCGAGGCATTTGAGCAAACCTGGGAGAGGTACAGCGAGTCCTTTCGTCGAAGTTGAAGTCGTTGGTGCGGAGTTTGATAGTGGGACGAAATTGACAACGAAATCGATAA CTGACAACGGGTTTAACCCAATTTGGGACGAGACTTGTCAATTTGAGATTGCAAATCCGGATTTTGCACTCCTTAGATTCGTCGTTCAGGACGAAGACGTTTTTGGAGACAAGAATTTCATTGGTCAAGCCACTTATcct GTGCGCTGCTTGAGAACGGGATACAGGAGTGTAAcgctaaaaaataattacagcgAAGATCTTGAACTCGCTGCGCTTCTCGTTCATATCAGGATCGCTGTGATATCCGTAAGataa
- the Arfip gene encoding arfaptin-2 isoform X1, whose amino-acid sequence MSQSITTVGMERSIHEMLKHSPPLNESDSAVHTGTPPPHEPTNYNGSGDNQPKAMTMHLDLSSPSSPVCTVALPGVFVPSTPLQNGDTQTLRSTQSKIESLKNWSISTYKCTKQLMYEKLGKSSRTVDSELETQIELLRDTQRKYCNILRLSRALTSHFYHVVQTQHALGEAFSDLAQKSPELQEEFLYNSETQRNLTKNGETLLGALNFFVSSVNTLCNKTIEDTLLTVRQYETARIEYDAYRTDLELLAQDTKNDSNNTVRLEEAQINYDQHKHNFEKLRSDVSIKLKFLDENRVKVMHKQLLLFHNAVSAYFSGNHTALEATLKQFNIKVKSPNSTLPSWLEQ is encoded by the exons ATGTCCCAGAGTATAACTACCGTTGGAATGGAGCGTAGTATTCATGAAATGTTGAAACATTCGCCACCTCTTAACGAGAGTGACAGCGCTGTACATACGGGAACGCCACCCCCTCACGAGCCAACAAATTACAATGGCAGTGGGGACAATCAACCTAAAGCAATGACAATGCATCTGGATCTCAGTTCCCCGTCCAGTCCAGTTTGTACGGTTGCCCTTC CTGGTGTTTTCGTGCCAAGTACTCCGCTACAAAATGGTGATACCCAAACCTTGCGATCCACTCAAAGCAAAATTGAGAGTCTGAAAAACTGGAGTATTTCTACGTATAAATGCACCAAACAACTTATGTACGAGAAGCTTGGAAAATCGTCTCGAACTGTTGACTCtg AGCTCGAAACCCAAATCGAATTATTGCGAGACACGCAAAGAAAATACTGCAACATATTACGCCTCTCGCGAGCACTAACGTCCCATTTTTATCACGTGGTTCAAACGCAACACGCTCTCGGCGAAGCGTTTTCCGATCTGGCCCAAAAATCGCCTGAGTTGCAGGAggaatttttgtacaattccGAGACGCAGAggaatttgacgaaaaatggagaaactCTACTGGGAGCTCTcaactttttcgtttcttcggTCAATACTCTTTGCAACAAAACGATCGAGGATACTTTGCTGACTGTCCGCCAGTACGAAACTGCGAG GATAGAATACGACGCCTACAGGACGGATTTAGAGCTGTTAGCTCAAGATACCAAAAACGATAGTAATAACACAGTTCGACTCGAAGAAGCCCAAATTAACTACGACCAACACAAACACAACTTCGAGAAGCTGCGCTCTGacgtttcaataaaattgaagttCTTGGACGAAAATCGG gtaaAAGTGATGCACAAGCAGTTGTTACTATTCCACAACGCGGTGTCCGCGTATTTTTCGGGCAATCATACAGCATTGGAAGCGACCTTAAAACAGTTCAACATAAAAGTAAAGTCGCCAAATTCGACGCTGCCATCATGGTTGGAACAGTAA
- the Arfip gene encoding arfaptin-2 isoform X2 produces the protein MSQSITTVGMERSIHEMLKHSPPLNESDSAVHTGTPPPHEPTNYNGSGDNQPKAMTMHLDLSSPSSPVSGVFVPSTPLQNGDTQTLRSTQSKIESLKNWSISTYKCTKQLMYEKLGKSSRTVDSELETQIELLRDTQRKYCNILRLSRALTSHFYHVVQTQHALGEAFSDLAQKSPELQEEFLYNSETQRNLTKNGETLLGALNFFVSSVNTLCNKTIEDTLLTVRQYETARIEYDAYRTDLELLAQDTKNDSNNTVRLEEAQINYDQHKHNFEKLRSDVSIKLKFLDENRVKVMHKQLLLFHNAVSAYFSGNHTALEATLKQFNIKVKSPNSTLPSWLEQ, from the exons ATGTCCCAGAGTATAACTACCGTTGGAATGGAGCGTAGTATTCATGAAATGTTGAAACATTCGCCACCTCTTAACGAGAGTGACAGCGCTGTACATACGGGAACGCCACCCCCTCACGAGCCAACAAATTACAATGGCAGTGGGGACAATCAACCTAAAGCAATGACAATGCATCTGGATCTCAGTTCCCCGTCCAGTCCAGTTT CTGGTGTTTTCGTGCCAAGTACTCCGCTACAAAATGGTGATACCCAAACCTTGCGATCCACTCAAAGCAAAATTGAGAGTCTGAAAAACTGGAGTATTTCTACGTATAAATGCACCAAACAACTTATGTACGAGAAGCTTGGAAAATCGTCTCGAACTGTTGACTCtg AGCTCGAAACCCAAATCGAATTATTGCGAGACACGCAAAGAAAATACTGCAACATATTACGCCTCTCGCGAGCACTAACGTCCCATTTTTATCACGTGGTTCAAACGCAACACGCTCTCGGCGAAGCGTTTTCCGATCTGGCCCAAAAATCGCCTGAGTTGCAGGAggaatttttgtacaattccGAGACGCAGAggaatttgacgaaaaatggagaaactCTACTGGGAGCTCTcaactttttcgtttcttcggTCAATACTCTTTGCAACAAAACGATCGAGGATACTTTGCTGACTGTCCGCCAGTACGAAACTGCGAG GATAGAATACGACGCCTACAGGACGGATTTAGAGCTGTTAGCTCAAGATACCAAAAACGATAGTAATAACACAGTTCGACTCGAAGAAGCCCAAATTAACTACGACCAACACAAACACAACTTCGAGAAGCTGCGCTCTGacgtttcaataaaattgaagttCTTGGACGAAAATCGG gtaaAAGTGATGCACAAGCAGTTGTTACTATTCCACAACGCGGTGTCCGCGTATTTTTCGGGCAATCATACAGCATTGGAAGCGACCTTAAAACAGTTCAACATAAAAGTAAAGTCGCCAAATTCGACGCTGCCATCATGGTTGGAACAGTAA
- the LOC122417572 gene encoding uncharacterized protein encodes MRPNPTHHKSIKLTAQTASSNYVGIKQHVRRNEAIKHKEPNNVNYIKESWSEYTASRLQGHTPSDWSKSEIVLLYKKGDVDDPLNYRGIALANTIAKLFTTIIAKRVQNWCEIYDILPEAQAGFRPGRSCEDNIFILHAKIGLALSKPKGKLFIAFIDFRRAFDSVSHGILWEKLHAAGISTKIIKVMQNIYNKASFKIKANQFQRTSDISITQGVLQGDPASPILFSLLLADICHYFMDHGHERIKEKMELLLFADDIVLMADDVIELQNKMTTLEHYCNENQLEVNTQKTKVMICQKAGRRKKIRPIRYQETEIEIVDKYTYLGVPFTKSGLYNTACKSFMSKAKIALGTIWGPMITAKVKNWNARIKLFEAVVKSTLLYASNIWGLRHYQELDKIQLQFYKSLLAVPQCTPGYLIRLETGSTTISIGIIKKAMLYIKKILQMKQTRYPKIVLDQLIALDLADNNRNKYNWFSNLKETINRVGTSDILNNISPNSISEKLEQLLNCIKEKQFRSDVIRTLLSTYSPFYKHIKQLNESEFENYLKTTIPLPLIRLVAQIRLAGRGLLSIRYKKLQYKIDEKNICIICNKLQPESIEHFLNECPIYEPIRAHYLPTANPLLALENLDGKSTRKLAYYIIGACKLRAFTLEV; translated from the exons ATGAGACCCAACCCAACACATCACAAAAGTATTAAGTTAACAGCACAAACGGCAAGTAGTAATTATGTAGGTATAAAACAACATGTCAGACGAAACGAGGCAATAAAACACAAGGAACCCAACAACGTGAATTACATAAAAGAAAGTTGGTCAGAATACACAGCATCGAGGCTCCAAG GGCATACACCATCGGACTGGAGTAAATCAGAAATTGTCCTCCTGTACAAAAAAGGAGACGTAGATGATCCTCTCAACTATCGAGGAATAGCTTTGGCAAACACAATCGCCAAACTGTTCACGACGATAATCGCAAAAAGGGTACAAAACTGGTGTGAAATATACGACATCTTACCAGAGGCACAGGCAGGCTTTAGACCAGGAAGGTCGTGCGAAGATAACATCTTTATTTTGCATGCAAAAATAGGTTTGGCATTGTCGAAACCAAAAGGTAAGCTATTCATAGCATTCATTGACTTTCGAAGAGCTTTCGACTCAGTCAGTCATGGGATTCTATGGGAGAAACTTCATGCAGCTGGAATAAGTACTAAAATCATTAAAGTCATGCAAAATATATACAACAAAGCATCATTCAAAATAAAGGCAAATCAATTTCAAAGAACAAGTGATATAAGCATTACACAAGGAGTTCTGCAGGGCGATCCAGCGAGCCCTatcttgttttcacttcttctGGCGGATATCTGTCATTATTTTATGGATCATGGTCACGAGCGCATAAAAGAAAAGATGGAATTACTACTATTTGCTGATGATATCGTTCTAATGGCCGATGATGTAATCGAACTACAAAATAAAATGACAACACTCGAACACTATTGCAATGAAAATCAATTAGAAGTAAACacacaaaaaacaaaagttatGATATGTCAAAAAGCAGGCAGAAGAAAGAAGATTAGACCAATAAGATACCAAGAAACTGAAATTGAGATAGTAGACAAATACACCTACTTAGGAGTCCCATTCACCAAATCAGGTTTATACAATACAGCATGCAAAAGCTTCATGTCTAAAGCAAAAATAGCTCTGGGTACCATCTGGGGCCCAATGATCACCGCAAAAGTAAAAAACTGGAACGCAAGAATCAAACTTTTTGAGGCGGTAGTCAAATCAACTCTCCTGTATGCGTCCAACATCTGGGGATTGCGCCACTACCAAGAACTTGACAAAATACAGCTCCAATTTTACAAGAGCCTACTGGCAGTACCTCAATGTACTCCTGGGTATTTAATCAGGCTAGAAACCGGTTCGACAACAATATCGATCGGTATAATTAAAAAGGCAATGctatacattaaaaaaattcttcaaatgaAACAGACTCGCTATCCAAAGATAGTGTTGGATCAACTGATAGCTCTTGATCTCGCCGACAACAACAGGAATAAATATAATTGGTTCTCGAACTTAAAAGAAACTATAAATAGAGTCGGCACATCAGATATATTAAATAACATCTCACCGAATAGCATATCTGAGAAGTTGGAACAATTGCTGAACTGTATAAAGGAAAAACAATTTAGATCAGACGTAATAAGAACACTACTATCCACGTATAGCCCGTTTTACAAACACATTAAACAGCTGAATGAATCTGAATTCGAAAACTACTTAAAAACAACAATTCCATTACCACTCATACGATTAGTTGCACAAATACGTCTAGCCGGTCGTGGACTTTTGTCGATAAGATATAAAAAGCTGCAGTATAAgatagatgaaaaaaacatatgTATCATTTGCAATAAATTGCAGCCGGAATCAATCGAGCACTTTCTAAATGAATGCCCAATATATGAACCAATAAGGGCACATTATCTGCCCACGGCAAACCCTCTGCTAGCATTAGAAAATCTCGATGGAAAAAGCACAAGAAAATTGGCCTATTATATAATTGGGGCGTGCAAACTAAGAGCTTTTACTTTGGAAGTGTGA
- the LOC122417573 gene encoding trypsin delta-like, giving the protein MIRNWTPVVLCALFLLGEALRISEDAFKLFPSRSGRIVDGAAAGIESFPWQVSLVEVWEELPDLVCGGSIISSNWVVTAGHCVCYNVTVAGEPGPLSTFISAGSTNYTEGSRHNIAEKVCHPLFEIRQEVVEVAVNDIALVRVKEAFEFDRTRAPIPLFQRAHESLSESEGIASGWGAVNTAGDDLRYGLKSARLKVLSVLECQNYLTGIYNASRLVPAGQICVEPLSGTVCFGDSGGPLAVNGTLVGIASWINGDTCTYNYPAVFTEVAQYRDWISQITLI; this is encoded by the exons ATGATAAGAAACTGGACTCCCGTTGTACTCTGCGCACTCTTCTTACTgg GTGAGGCTTTACGGATCAGCGAAGATGCGTTTAAATTGTTTCCGAGTCGCAGCGGAAGGATAGTCGATGGTGCGGCCGCGGGGATCGAGAGTTTTCCGTGGCAAGTGAGTCTGGTCGAGGTGTGGGAAGAGCTGCCGGATTTGGTGTGTGGCGGGAGCATAATTTCGTCCAATTGGGTGGTGACCGCAGGCCACTGCGTCTGTTACAACGTGACAGTCGCGGGAGAACCAGGGCCGCTGTCGACCTTCATTTCCGCTGGTTCGACCAACTACACCGAAGGCTCGCGACACAATATCGCCGAAAAAGTTTGCCATCCGCTGTTCGAGATCCGACAGGAGGTCGTGGAAGTCGCCGTGAACGACATCGCCCTCGTGCGAGTCAAGGAAGCCTTCGAATTCGATAGAACTCGAGCGCCGATTCCGCTTTTCCAACGGGCCCACGAAAGCCTCTCGGAAAGCGAAGGAATAGCGAGTGGCTGGGGTGCCGTCAATACCGCAGGGGATGACTTGCGGTACGGCCTTAAATCCGCGAGGTTGAAAGTCCTCTCGGTACTCGAGTGCCAAAATTACTTGACCGGCATCTATAACGCCAGCAGGCTCGTGCCCGCTGGACAAATCTGCGTCGAACCACTCTCCGGCACCGTGTGCTTCGGCGACTCCGGTGGACCCCTCGCTGTGAACGGCACTCTCGTTGGCATCGCTTCCTGGATCAATGGGGATACGTGCACGTACAACTATCCGGCGGTATTCACCGAGGTTGCTCAATACCGCGACTGGATTTCGCAAATCACGTTGATTTAA